Proteins from a genomic interval of Sphingobacterium sp. SYP-B4668:
- a CDS encoding FAD-dependent oxidoreductase, producing the protein MKRRNFIELLTFTGSAVLIAPLSTTGKTQSKVQIDKDKILERLNADVAIIGGGLGGVASALAALRNGLTVVLTEETDWLGGQLTSQGVPPDEHQWIEKYGASQLYRDFRNGIRDYYRRNYPLTAEAKNDPLLNPGSGMVSRLCHEPKVALSVIEEMIAPYISNGKLVVLLNHVPIQADTKTNQVRVVAVKSNKNGKYKNITAHYFVDATELGDLLPLTGTEFITGTEAKSTHQELHAPKVGDVNNNQAFTMCFAIDHVPGEDHTIPKPKDYDFWANHTPDLKPAWSGRILSLQYSDPRTLKPKNLGFDPNGVPTGETLNLWNYRKIVNRALFSEGFYDGDITIVNWPQNDYMLGNIVGANQKDFAKYVEHAKQLSLSLLYWLQTEAPHPDGRRGWPSIRLRKDIMGTADGMAKYPYVRESRRIKAVFTVTEEHIGQENRALVATAGENKTKAAYFYDSVGTGSYHIDLHPTCGGVNYVDFPSLRFQIPLGALLPIRMDNILPANKNIGTTHITNGCFRLHPVEWCIGEAVGMLIAYAKSKNVTPRKVREQKELLKEFQSFIISQGLETDWPDED; encoded by the coding sequence ATGAAACGTAGGAATTTTATTGAACTCCTGACATTCACTGGGAGTGCGGTGCTGATAGCACCCTTGAGCACAACGGGTAAAACCCAATCAAAAGTACAGATTGACAAAGACAAAATCCTCGAAAGGCTAAATGCTGATGTGGCAATAATTGGAGGAGGGCTCGGTGGCGTAGCCAGTGCTCTGGCGGCTCTGCGCAATGGGCTTACAGTAGTGTTGACAGAGGAAACTGACTGGCTGGGCGGACAGCTAACATCTCAAGGTGTACCACCAGATGAGCACCAATGGATTGAGAAATATGGAGCTTCCCAACTATATCGAGATTTCAGAAATGGGATCCGAGATTATTACCGAAGGAACTACCCGTTGACAGCAGAGGCCAAGAACGACCCCCTCCTAAACCCTGGAAGTGGTATGGTATCCAGACTCTGTCATGAACCTAAGGTCGCCTTGTCCGTAATAGAGGAAATGATTGCGCCCTATATCTCCAATGGAAAATTGGTCGTCCTATTGAACCACGTACCTATACAGGCCGACACAAAAACAAACCAAGTGAGAGTAGTCGCTGTAAAAAGCAATAAGAACGGAAAGTATAAAAATATAACGGCCCATTATTTCGTAGATGCAACAGAACTAGGAGACCTATTACCATTAACGGGAACAGAATTTATTACTGGTACAGAAGCTAAGTCTACCCATCAGGAGCTACATGCCCCCAAAGTGGGAGACGTTAATAACAATCAAGCCTTTACAATGTGCTTCGCGATAGACCATGTCCCTGGCGAAGACCACACCATCCCTAAGCCGAAAGACTACGACTTCTGGGCAAATCATACTCCGGACTTAAAGCCAGCTTGGTCTGGAAGGATTTTGAGTCTGCAATACTCAGATCCTAGAACATTGAAACCAAAAAATTTAGGGTTTGATCCCAATGGAGTTCCTACAGGCGAAACATTAAACCTTTGGAATTATAGAAAGATTGTCAATAGGGCTCTTTTTTCAGAAGGTTTCTATGATGGAGATATTACTATAGTAAACTGGCCTCAAAACGACTATATGCTCGGAAATATAGTAGGCGCTAATCAAAAAGATTTCGCTAAATATGTCGAACACGCAAAACAGCTGAGCCTATCGCTATTGTATTGGCTACAAACAGAAGCACCACATCCTGATGGAAGAAGGGGTTGGCCCAGTATCAGATTGAGAAAAGACATTATGGGCACAGCAGATGGCATGGCCAAATATCCCTATGTCCGCGAATCTAGGAGGATAAAAGCTGTATTCACGGTCACAGAAGAGCATATCGGGCAGGAGAATAGAGCGTTAGTAGCGACTGCAGGAGAAAATAAAACAAAAGCCGCATATTTCTATGATAGTGTCGGAACCGGCAGCTATCATATCGACCTCCACCCTACATGTGGTGGAGTAAACTATGTAGACTTCCCCTCTTTAAGGTTCCAAATTCCGTTAGGAGCTTTGCTGCCTATACGAATGGATAACATCTTACCCGCAAACAAAAATATTGGAACAACGCATATTACCAATGGTTGCTTTAGGCTACACCCCGTTGAATGGTGTATTGGTGAAGCAGTTGGTATGCTTATAGCTTACGCAAAAAGTAAAAATGTGACTCCAAGAAAGGTAAGGGAACAGAAAGAGCTTTTGAAGGAGTTTCAATCTTTCATCATCTCTCAAGGATTAGAAACGGATTGGCCAGATGAAGATTAA
- a CDS encoding DUF2490 domain-containing protein, which produces MFFRSPPFVLFSILLFLCNTAVDAQTQNTFTGWGATFFTYKLDSKFSVHFDGQVRSSDKWKDMQSFIIRPGINYHLKNNMIATIGYAYIGNQRTLVDISGWIPEHRMWEQFIINQQFALLNRPVTLQHRFRLEQRFIGQPAIDQDALVNDGYDFAQRLRYFARSIFPLSETRTFTDGAFIALQNEIFVNVQNAPSGRFFDQNRAYVALGWRVKPVFDMEVGYMNQYVLGKNNNTLNNIVQLAAYVRL; this is translated from the coding sequence ATGTTTTTTAGGTCACCGCCCTTTGTTTTATTTAGTATTCTTCTCTTTTTATGTAACACAGCTGTAGATGCTCAGACACAAAATACTTTTACAGGGTGGGGCGCCACATTCTTTACCTATAAGTTGGATAGCAAATTTAGTGTTCATTTTGATGGACAAGTAAGAAGTTCCGATAAATGGAAAGACATGCAATCTTTTATAATACGTCCCGGAATCAATTATCATTTGAAAAATAATATGATTGCTACTATTGGCTATGCTTATATAGGCAATCAGAGAACGCTGGTAGATATTAGTGGTTGGATCCCTGAGCATAGGATGTGGGAACAATTTATAATTAATCAACAGTTTGCTCTTTTAAATCGACCTGTTACTTTACAACATCGTTTTAGACTAGAGCAGCGTTTCATCGGCCAACCAGCTATTGATCAGGATGCGCTTGTTAACGATGGTTATGACTTTGCGCAGCGACTACGATATTTTGCAAGATCTATATTTCCTCTATCAGAGACCCGCACATTTACCGATGGGGCCTTTATAGCCTTGCAGAATGAGATTTTTGTGAACGTCCAGAATGCGCCGAGTGGCCGTTTCTTCGACCAAAATAGGGCGTACGTCGCATTAGGATGGCGCGTTAAACCTGTATTTGATATGGAAGTAGGATACATGAATCAGTACGTTCTCGGTAAAAATAACAATACGCTGAATAATATAGTACAATTGGCAGCTTATGTCAGATTGTAA
- a CDS encoding glycoside hydrolase family 88 protein, with amino-acid sequence MNYITKKFFIILAILTCQNTFAQDNSYSGLDRAFISNQLRKSADQIKVLASLTPDDKFPQTFVNGKSVFSNSSWWCSGFYPGTLLLLSEGNNNDKELLKLATDKLKFLEKEQFNKSTHDLGFMLFCSFGNALRLTGDSSYYNPILINGAESLSSRYSPNTETIRSWDHGKWKYPVIIDNMMNLEFLTQLTKITGEKKYREIAIKHANKTLKNHFRKDYSSYHVIDYDPNTGVAIAKQTHQGAFDESAWARGQAWALYGYTMMYRETGEKVYLKQAERIAKYILNHPNLPKDLIPYWDFDKDKLPKESKAYSKKDLRDASAAALYASALIELSQFSRGKDSHNYLSKAASILKTLSSSEYFAKLGDNGGFLLKHSVGALPLNSEIDVPLSYADYYYVEALLRYEKLL; translated from the coding sequence ATGAACTACATCACAAAAAAATTCTTTATCATTTTAGCTATTTTGACCTGTCAGAATACTTTCGCTCAGGACAATAGTTATAGTGGTTTGGACCGAGCGTTTATTTCGAACCAACTAAGAAAATCAGCAGATCAGATAAAAGTATTGGCTTCGTTGACCCCTGATGATAAATTTCCGCAAACATTTGTTAATGGGAAATCGGTCTTTTCGAATAGTTCTTGGTGGTGCTCCGGCTTCTATCCCGGTACATTACTTTTACTTTCGGAAGGGAATAACAACGATAAAGAGCTTTTAAAGCTAGCAACAGACAAATTGAAATTCTTAGAAAAGGAACAATTCAATAAGAGCACACACGACCTTGGTTTTATGCTATTTTGCAGCTTTGGAAATGCCTTAAGATTGACGGGTGACAGCAGTTACTATAATCCCATATTAATCAATGGGGCAGAGTCACTCTCAAGCCGTTATAGTCCAAATACGGAAACTATTCGTTCTTGGGATCATGGTAAATGGAAATATCCGGTCATCATTGACAATATGATGAATTTGGAATTCTTAACCCAATTAACAAAGATTACGGGTGAGAAAAAGTATAGAGAAATAGCAATCAAGCATGCGAATAAAACACTAAAGAATCACTTTAGAAAAGATTACAGCTCTTACCATGTCATTGATTATGATCCGAACACAGGGGTGGCCATCGCCAAACAAACCCATCAGGGCGCATTTGACGAATCTGCTTGGGCTAGAGGCCAAGCGTGGGCATTGTATGGATATACAATGATGTACAGAGAGACTGGAGAGAAAGTATATTTAAAGCAAGCAGAAAGAATTGCAAAATATATCTTGAATCATCCCAATTTACCAAAAGACCTTATTCCATACTGGGATTTTGACAAAGATAAGTTACCGAAAGAAAGTAAAGCTTATTCTAAAAAAGACTTACGAGATGCCTCTGCTGCCGCTTTATATGCTTCGGCATTGATTGAGTTATCTCAGTTTTCGAGAGGTAAAGACTCCCACAATTACCTTTCAAAAGCGGCTTCTATTTTGAAGACGCTTTCCTCTAGTGAATATTTTGCAAAACTAGGTGATAACGGTGGTTTCCTTCTGAAACACAGTGTAGGTGCATTGCCTCTTAATTCCGAGATCGATGTTCCACTTTCCTATGCAGATTATTATTATGTAGAGGCGCTACTACGGTATGAGAAATTGCTATAA
- a CDS encoding BamA/TamA family outer membrane protein — protein sequence MCTCIDGIAQRPANEIEITKHLADTSRQTDLIDLGKELFKIKPIQDVDSTGQKVYFSFLPFSTNVPGGGHALITSTTAGFYLGDRKDTYMSRVTFTPYTNFSKRFGLPIRSYIWLDENKWVIDGDIRLLRFPHETWGIGWQHDHNEQLRLDYTYFRLYQHVLKRVKGGFFLGGGYNLDYRMDIHSQDETALEEYTGYPYGTKRRGNVMSSGLSLNMIYDTRANSINPWDGNYANLQLRMNPRFMGSDESWQSLFFEARRYHRFTDNPNKQHMLAIRNFFWTVFNSKAPYLDLPNLGWDTYNSSGRGFPTSRFRGKSLYYLETEYRRDITRDGLLGFVAFTNFTTVSGPRSSLFWNWNIGAGAGARIKFNKNSSTNIAIDYGFSKYHRGINLSLGEVF from the coding sequence ATGTGTACTTGTATAGATGGAATAGCACAGCGACCTGCAAATGAAATAGAGATAACTAAACACTTGGCAGACACCAGTCGACAAACGGATTTAATAGACCTCGGCAAAGAGCTATTCAAGATAAAACCGATTCAAGATGTAGATAGTACGGGCCAAAAAGTTTATTTTTCCTTCCTCCCCTTCTCAACAAATGTACCCGGCGGGGGACATGCTCTGATTACGTCCACAACTGCTGGCTTCTATTTGGGAGACCGAAAAGACACTTATATGTCGCGAGTCACGTTCACACCCTACACTAATTTTTCAAAAAGATTTGGGCTTCCCATTCGATCATATATATGGTTAGATGAAAACAAATGGGTCATTGATGGAGATATACGCCTCCTCAGGTTTCCGCATGAAACCTGGGGTATAGGCTGGCAGCATGACCATAATGAACAGCTTCGATTAGATTATACCTACTTCAGGTTGTATCAACATGTGCTAAAGAGAGTTAAAGGAGGTTTTTTCTTAGGAGGAGGGTATAACCTAGACTATCGAATGGATATCCATAGTCAAGATGAGACGGCTCTTGAGGAATATACCGGATACCCCTACGGAACGAAACGAAGAGGAAATGTCATGTCATCGGGATTGAGCTTAAACATGATATACGATACACGGGCCAATTCCATAAATCCTTGGGATGGTAATTATGCCAATTTGCAGCTTAGGATGAATCCCCGCTTTATGGGAAGTGATGAGTCATGGCAATCGTTGTTTTTCGAAGCTAGAAGATATCATCGCTTCACCGACAATCCCAACAAACAGCATATGTTGGCTATCCGTAATTTTTTCTGGACAGTATTCAACTCTAAAGCACCTTACCTAGATTTACCTAACCTAGGATGGGATACCTACAATAGTTCCGGTCGAGGATTCCCGACGAGTCGATTTCGAGGAAAATCGCTGTACTATTTAGAAACGGAGTATCGACGTGATATTACAAGAGACGGTCTTTTAGGGTTTGTCGCGTTTACAAATTTCACAACAGTAAGCGGACCCCGAAGCAGTTTATTTTGGAACTGGAATATAGGCGCTGGTGCAGGTGCACGGATTAAATTCAACAAAAATTCGAGCACAAACATCGCAATTGATTATGGGTTTAGTAAATACCACAGAGGAATCAATCTATCATTGGGGGAAGTTTTTTAA
- a CDS encoding PAS domain-containing sensor histidine kinase: MKKNESFGEQLSRVQQENTALKTRVEELTDFIENASIPLHWVDEDGIITWANQAELDMLGYEIEEYIGLPISNFHVDSDVIANILKLLRNNETLRNYPARLRSKDGAIIHVSISSNALMADGKFIHSRCFTTDVTAIVEEGKRRDHLVHLLERSEERLRLAIKATKLGTWDWNIQTATIYLSKECRHILRLRLDELFTIDNALLRVHPDDRRHVQQIVEKLKTVSSKGSLDLICRLRSPTGARFNWIQMQGTVYYSRAGRPQRAIGSILDVTDVKLAEAKSAQLAAIVKSTHDAIIGKTLDGYIISWNDAAERIFGYSAEEMVGKSILRIIPDDRYEEEDFIITRLKNGESVEHFETKRRTKDGHLLDLSLTISPIRDDEGNIIGISKIARDISEKKQEEQRKNDFVTMVSHELRTPLTSILLYAQLIIKNSKNISDGIGIQMAPKIVVHAKKMMSMISDFLNLAKIEEGEISISKAPFEIFPLVEEITEDARQLSAKHEIKLVCDPSVNVYADRDKIGQVITNLVSNAIKYSPAGGVVEIGCENVQGKIKIYVRDEGMGISAKDQKKLFRRFSRVDSNEIKNISGFGIGLFLVSEILRHHNSLIEVQSELGAGAIFYFDLDAYQPRET; this comes from the coding sequence ATGAAAAAAAATGAAAGCTTTGGCGAACAACTCTCTCGCGTACAGCAGGAGAATACCGCGCTCAAAACTAGGGTCGAGGAACTGACCGATTTTATCGAAAATGCATCGATACCTCTTCACTGGGTCGATGAAGATGGTATCATCACCTGGGCCAATCAAGCCGAGCTTGATATGCTTGGTTATGAAATAGAGGAATATATCGGTCTGCCTATCAGTAATTTTCATGTGGATTCCGATGTTATCGCTAATATCCTTAAGCTATTGCGCAATAATGAAACCTTGCGTAATTATCCTGCTAGACTTAGGTCTAAAGATGGAGCCATCATACATGTATCCATCAGTTCAAATGCCTTGATGGCCGATGGTAAATTTATACATTCGAGGTGCTTCACTACGGACGTTACAGCAATAGTCGAGGAAGGAAAAAGAAGAGATCATCTCGTGCATTTATTGGAACGGAGTGAGGAACGCCTACGACTAGCAATAAAAGCGACAAAATTAGGTACATGGGACTGGAATATTCAGACAGCGACAATCTATTTATCCAAGGAATGTAGACATATACTGCGGCTTCGTCTGGATGAGCTTTTCACTATTGACAATGCGCTCCTACGGGTGCACCCTGATGATCGACGACATGTGCAACAAATCGTTGAAAAGTTAAAGACGGTGAGCTCTAAAGGAAGTTTGGATTTGATTTGTCGACTCCGAAGCCCTACTGGTGCTCGCTTTAATTGGATACAAATGCAAGGCACTGTATATTATAGCCGTGCGGGAAGACCACAACGAGCGATTGGGTCAATATTGGATGTTACAGATGTCAAGCTAGCAGAGGCCAAGAGCGCACAACTGGCCGCTATTGTAAAATCGACCCATGATGCAATTATTGGTAAGACTTTAGACGGTTATATCATTAGTTGGAATGATGCTGCCGAGCGAATATTTGGATATTCTGCTGAAGAAATGGTCGGGAAGTCGATTTTGAGAATTATACCAGACGATCGGTATGAAGAGGAGGATTTTATCATCACGAGGTTAAAGAATGGAGAAAGTGTCGAACATTTTGAAACTAAGCGGCGTACAAAAGATGGCCACCTGCTGGATCTTTCCCTGACGATATCTCCCATTAGAGATGATGAAGGGAACATTATCGGTATCTCTAAAATTGCTCGAGATATCTCAGAAAAGAAACAAGAGGAACAGCGAAAGAATGACTTCGTTACGATGGTAAGTCACGAGCTACGGACGCCATTGACTTCCATCTTATTGTATGCACAGTTAATCATTAAAAATTCGAAAAACATTAGCGATGGTATTGGGATACAGATGGCCCCCAAAATTGTGGTCCATGCAAAAAAAATGATGTCTATGATTAGCGACTTTCTAAATCTAGCTAAGATTGAGGAGGGAGAGATTAGCATCAGCAAAGCACCGTTCGAGATTTTTCCTTTGGTCGAAGAAATTACTGAGGATGCCCGTCAATTGAGCGCAAAACATGAGATTAAGCTTGTCTGCGATCCATCTGTGAACGTCTATGCAGATCGAGACAAAATAGGACAAGTGATTACCAATTTAGTCAGTAATGCTATTAAATATTCTCCCGCCGGAGGGGTAGTAGAGATTGGTTGTGAAAATGTGCAGGGGAAGATAAAAATTTATGTGCGGGATGAGGGTATGGGCATTAGCGCCAAGGATCAAAAAAAATTGTTCAGGCGTTTCTCTAGGGTAGATAGTAACGAGATAAAAAATATTTCAGGATTTGGAATTGGCCTTTTTCTTGTGTCGGAGATTCTCCGCCATCATAATAGTCTTATTGAGGTCCAAAGCGAGCTGGGAGCGGGTGCTATTTTTTATTTTGATTTGGATGCATATCAGCCTCGTGAGACATAG
- a CDS encoding dihydrofolate reductase family protein — MRKIRIFEHISLDGVIEHDGDYTYGAWTAAYRSSAGAALLFQAYGPNFDLLLGRRTYDIFSSFWPKAGDSPMANAINAATKYIVTHRPDSLEWGPVNSLGDDVVAAVHNLKSAEGPDLIVVGSSTLTSVLLDSGLADEVVLITYPVLLGQGKRLLADTIGARELAFVDSKATPTGVFINTYTHIGVLKK; from the coding sequence ATGAGAAAGATTAGAATTTTCGAACATATTTCACTTGATGGCGTAATCGAACACGATGGCGATTACACATATGGTGCATGGACTGCCGCGTATAGAAGCTCCGCTGGTGCGGCACTCCTCTTCCAGGCATATGGACCAAATTTTGATTTATTACTTGGGCGTCGTACTTATGATATATTCAGTAGCTTTTGGCCGAAAGCGGGAGATTCTCCAATGGCAAATGCGATTAATGCAGCAACAAAATATATTGTAACTCATAGGCCAGATAGTTTGGAATGGGGGCCTGTCAATAGCCTAGGTGACGATGTGGTAGCAGCAGTTCACAATCTCAAGTCAGCAGAGGGACCAGATCTGATTGTTGTAGGGAGCTCTACATTGACCTCTGTTTTGCTAGATTCTGGACTTGCAGATGAGGTCGTATTGATTACCTACCCTGTTTTGCTTGGGCAGGGCAAACGCTTGTTGGCAGACACTATCGGTGCTCGTGAGCTTGCCTTTGTAGACTCTAAAGCAACACCTACAGGTGTGTTCATCAATACCTATACGCATATTGGTGTATTGAAAAAGTAA